A section of the Alligator mississippiensis isolate rAllMis1 chromosome 8, rAllMis1, whole genome shotgun sequence genome encodes:
- the ITIH6 gene encoding inter-alpha-trypsin inhibitor heavy chain H6 isoform X3 produces MSRYAITRVRAVLNNPHAEAQAAAFDLDLPSTAFISNFSITVNGRVHVAEVKEKQEAKQLYEAARRRGQTAAHVGTRYRDMEKFQVWASVLPSGTVTFELSYEELLQRQQGQYQQALSIRPGAVVTDLAVNIQVAEPAGLAYLRVLPLRTSRLLTNAISGDADLPPSTRVEKGPHCAQVVFTPTREEQVTFSSTGIAADFVLQYDVAMPDVAGDLQLYDGYFVHFFAPRGLPPIRKHVVFVIDISGSMAGTKMEQTKQAMQVILGDLHLEDLFNIVAFSEVAHVWQPSGSVPPSAAHLHAAIDYVNQLEAKGWTDIHQALLTAASLFPLPSSSSLAPQHFPLLLFLTDGEATAGVTSAPRILAAARQALGGATVALFGLAFGADADFGLLHHLALDNRGLAQRVHEDTDATLQLAGFYNTVAAPLLADVALSYLPAGVSQPASHALFPHYFQGAELVVAGRVPPEASELQVGATGIGRLGPVALETQAAGGNLTQPLGCSAGPSNVGSFVRRLWAYFTVQKLLEARVRADDAGARRLLAQKATSLALDYGFVTPVTSLVVVMPEEDKEGEAPAPTLVTRKAHNPSLVATVARDLSVATVTPNPSSVSSNPSLVASLALAPSSMAPVLGGISVPTDSGQVPTEEPDPIVPRPGTPTAPSPLGMNETQMSRKKSGPFSWPTAQPWAEARGSGDTIIRLLPPDTELAVPEDTDGRFEESLDPPPIYSVMVANREAGAPDDEDVAAQARFFTFSSSVDGDPHFVAQLPGAAAPLCFTLDGHAGDTLDLLTDPQSGLTVRGQLVGAPPWPGAPERTRTFLGAVTVALGRMQVHATPAGLVLKGPGEAQWLPWGAPGPAPNPGLKPGLGLQVRGATAVLRLAPRLALVVRYHHYPQPRLLQRDHLGFYVSDGRGLSPRAHGLLGQLRKGDIWLRQGPGPGAWLCRGGAAVPARLVTKLLPGLAPRPRPAPCWLVRPRDAAALLGGAYDDFLATPRLPEGAGLPLKVETSYGAKI; encoded by the exons ATGTCACGCTATGCAATCACACGTGTCCGAGCCGTGTTGAACAACCCCCATGCTgaggcccaggcagctgccttcGACCTGGACCTGCCCAGCACTGCCTTCATCTCCAACTTCAGCAT CACCGTCAATGGCCGTGTCCATGTAGCCGAGGTGAAGGAGAAGCAGGAGGCCAAGCAGCTGTATGAGGCAGCACGTCGCCGTGGCCAGACTGCTGCCCACGTGGGTACCCG GTACCGAGATATGGAGAAATTCCAGGTGTGGGCCAGCGTTTTGCCCAGCGGGACTGTGACCTTTGAGCTAAGCTATGAGGAGCTGCTGcagcgccagcagggccagtACCAGCAGGCGCTCAGCATCCGGCCTGGCGCTGTGGTGACTGACCTAGCTGTGAACATCCAGGTGGCTGAGCCTGCTGGTCTTGCCTACCTCCGTGTGCTGCCCCTGCGCACCAGCCGCCTGCTCACCAACGCCATCAGTG GGGATGCTGACCTACCACCCTCCACCAGGGTGGAGAAGGGGCCCCACTGTGCCCAGGTGGTCTTCACCCCCACACGCGAAGAGCAGGTGACTTTCTCCAGCACTGGCATTGCTGCTGACTTTGTGCTTCAGTATGACGTGGCTATGCCTGATGTCGCCGGTGACCTGCAG ctctatGATGGCTACTTCGTGCACTTCTTTGCACCCCGCGGGCTGCCCCCTATCCGCAAGCATGTTGTCTTCGTCATTGACATCAGCGGCTCCATGGCTGGCACCAAGATGGAGCAG accaAGCAGGCCATGCAGGTGATCCTGGGGGACCTGCACCTTGAGGACTTGTTCAACATTGTGGCCTTCTCAGAGGTGGCACATGTGTGGCAGCCTAGTGGCTCTGTGCCTCCTTCAGCTGCCCACCTCCACGCCGCCATTGACTATGTCAACCAGCTAGAGGCCAAAGGAT GGACTGATATCCACCAGGCCCTGCTGACAGccgcctccctcttccccctaccctcctcctccagcctggcccctcagcatttccccctgctcctcttccTCACGGATGGCGAGGCCACGGCTGGTGTTACCTCAGCTCCCCGCATTCTGGCTGCTGCCCGCCAGGCATTGGGGGGAGCCACCGTGGCTCTCTTTGGGCTGGCCTTTGGGGCTGATGCTGACTTTGGCCTCCTTCACCACCTGGCTCTGGACAACCGTGGCCTGGCCCAGCGGGTCCATGAGGATACCGACGCCACCCTGCAGTTGGCTGGCTTCTACAACACTGTGGCCGCCCCCCTACTAGCTGACGTGGCCCTGTCCTACCTCCCTGCTGGTGtctctcagcctgcctctcatgccctcttcccccactaCTTCCAAGGGGCTGAGCTGGTGGTAGCCGGGCGGGTGCCACCGGAGGCCTCAGAGCTCCAGGTTGGAGCCACGGGGATAGGCCGTTTGGGGCCTGTGGCCCTAGagacccaggcagctggggggaaCCTCacacagcccctgggctgctctgCGGGGCCCAGCAATGTAGGCAGCTTTGTGAGGCGCCTCTGGGCCTACTTCACtgtgcagaagctgctggaggcaCGGGTGCGGGCTGACGATGCGGGAGCCCGGAGGCTGCTGGCTCAAAAGGccaccagcctggccctggaCTATGGCTTCGTCACCCCCGTCACTTCCCTGGTGGTGGTAATGCCTGAGGAGGACAAGGAGGGggaggccccagcccccactttagTAACCAGGAAGGCCCACAATCCTTCCTTGGTAGCCACAGTTGCTCGGGACCTCTCAGTAGCCACAGTAACCCCTAACCCCTCCTCGGTATCCTCAAACCCCTCCTTGGTAGcctcactggcactggccccCTCCTCCATGGCacctgtcctagggggcatctcAGTGCCCACAGACTCTGGGCAGGTACCCACAGAGGAACCAGACCCCATTGTGCCAaggcctgggacccccacagctcccagtcccCTGGGCATGAATGAAACCCAGATGTCCAGGAAAAAGTCGGGGCCCTTctcctggcccacagcccagCCATGGGCAGAGGCACGGGGCtccggcgacaccatcatccggCTGCTGCCCCCTGACACAGAGCTGGCAGTCCCAGAGGACACTGATGGCAGGTTCGAAGAGTCCCTTGATCCCCCACCGATCTACAGCGTCATGGTAGCTAATAGGGAGGCAG gtGCCCCAGATGATGAAGATGTTGCAG cccaggccaggttCTTCACCTTCTCCTCTTCAG TGGATGGAGACCCCCACTTTGTAGCCCAGCTGCCGGgtgcagctgcccctctctgcttCACACTGGATGGGCACGCAGGGGACACCCTGGACCTGCTCACAGACCCTCAGAGTG GGCTGACAGTAAGGGgccagctggtgggtgctcccccttgGCCAGGTGCACCAGAGCGAACACGCACCTTCTTGGGCGCAGTGACGGTGGCACTAGGGAGGATGCAGGTTCATGCTacacctgctgggctggtgctgaAGGGACCTGGGGAAGCCCAATGGCTGCCCTGgggggccccaggccctgcccccaacccAGGCCTTAAGCCTGGGCTGGGGTTGCAGGTACGGGGGGCCACAGCAGTGCTGAGACTGGCCCCACGCCTGGCGCTGGTCGTGCGGTATCACCACTACCCACAGCCCCGGCTCTTGCAGCGTGACCACCTGGGGTTTTACGTGTCTGATGGGCGTGGGCTGTCACCAAGGGCCCATGGCCTGCTGG
- the ITIH6 gene encoding inter-alpha-trypsin inhibitor heavy chain H6 isoform X2 has protein sequence MEPVSSTCCCLLLLGLAALIPPGCPLPWEALKRPIRAIHAQLPVSSFHINSTIMSRYAITRVRAVLNNPHAEAQAAAFDLDLPSTAFISNFSITVNGRVHVAEVKEKQEAKQLYEAARRRGQTAAHVGTRYRDMEKFQVWASVLPSGTVTFELSYEELLQRQQGQYQQALSIRPGAVVTDLAVNIQVAEPAGLAYLRVLPLRTSRLLTNAISGDADLPPSTRVEKGPHCAQVVFTPTREEQVTFSSTGIAADFVLQYDVAMPDVAGDLQLYDGYFVHFFAPRGLPPIRKHVVFVIDISGSMAGTKMEQTKQAMQVILGDLHLEDLFNIVAFSEVAHVWQPSGSVPPSAAHLHAAIDYVNQLEAKGWTDIHQALLTAASLFPLPSSSSLAPQHFPLLLFLTDGEATAGVTSAPRILAAARQALGGATVALFGLAFGADADFGLLHHLALDNRGLAQRVHEDTDATLQLAGFYNTVAAPLLADVALSYLPAGVSQPASHALFPHYFQGAELVVAGRVPPEASELQVGATGIGRLGPVALETQAAGGNLTQPLGCSAGPSNVGSFVRRLWAYFTVQKLLEARVRADDAGARRLLAQKATSLALDYGFVTPVTSLVVVMPEEDKEGEAPAPTLVTRKAHNPSLVATVARDLSVATVTPNPSSVSSNPSLVASLALAPSSMAPVLGGISVPTDSGQVPTEEPDPIVPRPGTPTAPSPLGMNETQMSRKKSGPFSWPTAQPWAEARGSGDTIIRLLPPDTELAVPEDTDGRFEESLDPPPIYSVMVANREAGAPDDEDVAAQARFFTFSSSGLTVRGQLVGAPPWPGAPERTRTFLGAVTVALGRMQVHATPAGLVLKGPGEAQWLPWGAPGPAPNPGLKPGLGLQVRGATAVLRLAPRLALVVRYHHYPQPRLLQRDHLGFYVSDGRGLSPRAHGLLGQLRKGDIWLRQGPGPGAWLCRGGAAVPARLVTKLLPGLAPRPRPAPCWLVRPRDAAALLGGAYDDFLATPRLPEGAGLPLKVETSYGAKI, from the exons ATGGAGCCGGTGTCCAgtacctgctgctgcctcctgctgctggggctggcagctcttattcccccagggtgccccctgccctgggag GCCCTGAAGCGTCCAATCAGAGCTATCCATGCCCAG CTCCCTGTGTCCAGCTTCCATATCAACTCCACCATCATGTCACGCTATGCAATCACACGTGTCCGAGCCGTGTTGAACAACCCCCATGCTgaggcccaggcagctgccttcGACCTGGACCTGCCCAGCACTGCCTTCATCTCCAACTTCAGCAT CACCGTCAATGGCCGTGTCCATGTAGCCGAGGTGAAGGAGAAGCAGGAGGCCAAGCAGCTGTATGAGGCAGCACGTCGCCGTGGCCAGACTGCTGCCCACGTGGGTACCCG GTACCGAGATATGGAGAAATTCCAGGTGTGGGCCAGCGTTTTGCCCAGCGGGACTGTGACCTTTGAGCTAAGCTATGAGGAGCTGCTGcagcgccagcagggccagtACCAGCAGGCGCTCAGCATCCGGCCTGGCGCTGTGGTGACTGACCTAGCTGTGAACATCCAGGTGGCTGAGCCTGCTGGTCTTGCCTACCTCCGTGTGCTGCCCCTGCGCACCAGCCGCCTGCTCACCAACGCCATCAGTG GGGATGCTGACCTACCACCCTCCACCAGGGTGGAGAAGGGGCCCCACTGTGCCCAGGTGGTCTTCACCCCCACACGCGAAGAGCAGGTGACTTTCTCCAGCACTGGCATTGCTGCTGACTTTGTGCTTCAGTATGACGTGGCTATGCCTGATGTCGCCGGTGACCTGCAG ctctatGATGGCTACTTCGTGCACTTCTTTGCACCCCGCGGGCTGCCCCCTATCCGCAAGCATGTTGTCTTCGTCATTGACATCAGCGGCTCCATGGCTGGCACCAAGATGGAGCAG accaAGCAGGCCATGCAGGTGATCCTGGGGGACCTGCACCTTGAGGACTTGTTCAACATTGTGGCCTTCTCAGAGGTGGCACATGTGTGGCAGCCTAGTGGCTCTGTGCCTCCTTCAGCTGCCCACCTCCACGCCGCCATTGACTATGTCAACCAGCTAGAGGCCAAAGGAT GGACTGATATCCACCAGGCCCTGCTGACAGccgcctccctcttccccctaccctcctcctccagcctggcccctcagcatttccccctgctcctcttccTCACGGATGGCGAGGCCACGGCTGGTGTTACCTCAGCTCCCCGCATTCTGGCTGCTGCCCGCCAGGCATTGGGGGGAGCCACCGTGGCTCTCTTTGGGCTGGCCTTTGGGGCTGATGCTGACTTTGGCCTCCTTCACCACCTGGCTCTGGACAACCGTGGCCTGGCCCAGCGGGTCCATGAGGATACCGACGCCACCCTGCAGTTGGCTGGCTTCTACAACACTGTGGCCGCCCCCCTACTAGCTGACGTGGCCCTGTCCTACCTCCCTGCTGGTGtctctcagcctgcctctcatgccctcttcccccactaCTTCCAAGGGGCTGAGCTGGTGGTAGCCGGGCGGGTGCCACCGGAGGCCTCAGAGCTCCAGGTTGGAGCCACGGGGATAGGCCGTTTGGGGCCTGTGGCCCTAGagacccaggcagctggggggaaCCTCacacagcccctgggctgctctgCGGGGCCCAGCAATGTAGGCAGCTTTGTGAGGCGCCTCTGGGCCTACTTCACtgtgcagaagctgctggaggcaCGGGTGCGGGCTGACGATGCGGGAGCCCGGAGGCTGCTGGCTCAAAAGGccaccagcctggccctggaCTATGGCTTCGTCACCCCCGTCACTTCCCTGGTGGTGGTAATGCCTGAGGAGGACAAGGAGGGggaggccccagcccccactttagTAACCAGGAAGGCCCACAATCCTTCCTTGGTAGCCACAGTTGCTCGGGACCTCTCAGTAGCCACAGTAACCCCTAACCCCTCCTCGGTATCCTCAAACCCCTCCTTGGTAGcctcactggcactggccccCTCCTCCATGGCacctgtcctagggggcatctcAGTGCCCACAGACTCTGGGCAGGTACCCACAGAGGAACCAGACCCCATTGTGCCAaggcctgggacccccacagctcccagtcccCTGGGCATGAATGAAACCCAGATGTCCAGGAAAAAGTCGGGGCCCTTctcctggcccacagcccagCCATGGGCAGAGGCACGGGGCtccggcgacaccatcatccggCTGCTGCCCCCTGACACAGAGCTGGCAGTCCCAGAGGACACTGATGGCAGGTTCGAAGAGTCCCTTGATCCCCCACCGATCTACAGCGTCATGGTAGCTAATAGGGAGGCAG gtGCCCCAGATGATGAAGATGTTGCAG cccaggccaggttCTTCACCTTCTCCTCTTCAG GGCTGACAGTAAGGGgccagctggtgggtgctcccccttgGCCAGGTGCACCAGAGCGAACACGCACCTTCTTGGGCGCAGTGACGGTGGCACTAGGGAGGATGCAGGTTCATGCTacacctgctgggctggtgctgaAGGGACCTGGGGAAGCCCAATGGCTGCCCTGgggggccccaggccctgcccccaacccAGGCCTTAAGCCTGGGCTGGGGTTGCAGGTACGGGGGGCCACAGCAGTGCTGAGACTGGCCCCACGCCTGGCGCTGGTCGTGCGGTATCACCACTACCCACAGCCCCGGCTCTTGCAGCGTGACCACCTGGGGTTTTACGTGTCTGATGGGCGTGGGCTGTCACCAAGGGCCCATGGCCTGCTGG
- the ITIH6 gene encoding inter-alpha-trypsin inhibitor heavy chain H6 isoform X1: MEPVSSTCCCLLLLGLAALIPPGCPLPWEALKRPIRAIHAQLPVSSFHINSTIMSRYAITRVRAVLNNPHAEAQAAAFDLDLPSTAFISNFSITVNGRVHVAEVKEKQEAKQLYEAARRRGQTAAHVGTRYRDMEKFQVWASVLPSGTVTFELSYEELLQRQQGQYQQALSIRPGAVVTDLAVNIQVAEPAGLAYLRVLPLRTSRLLTNAISGDADLPPSTRVEKGPHCAQVVFTPTREEQVTFSSTGIAADFVLQYDVAMPDVAGDLQLYDGYFVHFFAPRGLPPIRKHVVFVIDISGSMAGTKMEQTKQAMQVILGDLHLEDLFNIVAFSEVAHVWQPSGSVPPSAAHLHAAIDYVNQLEAKGWTDIHQALLTAASLFPLPSSSSLAPQHFPLLLFLTDGEATAGVTSAPRILAAARQALGGATVALFGLAFGADADFGLLHHLALDNRGLAQRVHEDTDATLQLAGFYNTVAAPLLADVALSYLPAGVSQPASHALFPHYFQGAELVVAGRVPPEASELQVGATGIGRLGPVALETQAAGGNLTQPLGCSAGPSNVGSFVRRLWAYFTVQKLLEARVRADDAGARRLLAQKATSLALDYGFVTPVTSLVVVMPEEDKEGEAPAPTLVTRKAHNPSLVATVARDLSVATVTPNPSSVSSNPSLVASLALAPSSMAPVLGGISVPTDSGQVPTEEPDPIVPRPGTPTAPSPLGMNETQMSRKKSGPFSWPTAQPWAEARGSGDTIIRLLPPDTELAVPEDTDGRFEESLDPPPIYSVMVANREAGAPDDEDVAAQARFFTFSSSVDGDPHFVAQLPGAAAPLCFTLDGHAGDTLDLLTDPQSGLTVRGQLVGAPPWPGAPERTRTFLGAVTVALGRMQVHATPAGLVLKGPGEAQWLPWGAPGPAPNPGLKPGLGLQVRGATAVLRLAPRLALVVRYHHYPQPRLLQRDHLGFYVSDGRGLSPRAHGLLGQLRKGDIWLRQGPGPGAWLCRGGAAVPARLVTKLLPGLAPRPRPAPCWLVRPRDAAALLGGAYDDFLATPRLPEGAGLPLKVETSYGAKI; the protein is encoded by the exons ATGGAGCCGGTGTCCAgtacctgctgctgcctcctgctgctggggctggcagctcttattcccccagggtgccccctgccctgggag GCCCTGAAGCGTCCAATCAGAGCTATCCATGCCCAG CTCCCTGTGTCCAGCTTCCATATCAACTCCACCATCATGTCACGCTATGCAATCACACGTGTCCGAGCCGTGTTGAACAACCCCCATGCTgaggcccaggcagctgccttcGACCTGGACCTGCCCAGCACTGCCTTCATCTCCAACTTCAGCAT CACCGTCAATGGCCGTGTCCATGTAGCCGAGGTGAAGGAGAAGCAGGAGGCCAAGCAGCTGTATGAGGCAGCACGTCGCCGTGGCCAGACTGCTGCCCACGTGGGTACCCG GTACCGAGATATGGAGAAATTCCAGGTGTGGGCCAGCGTTTTGCCCAGCGGGACTGTGACCTTTGAGCTAAGCTATGAGGAGCTGCTGcagcgccagcagggccagtACCAGCAGGCGCTCAGCATCCGGCCTGGCGCTGTGGTGACTGACCTAGCTGTGAACATCCAGGTGGCTGAGCCTGCTGGTCTTGCCTACCTCCGTGTGCTGCCCCTGCGCACCAGCCGCCTGCTCACCAACGCCATCAGTG GGGATGCTGACCTACCACCCTCCACCAGGGTGGAGAAGGGGCCCCACTGTGCCCAGGTGGTCTTCACCCCCACACGCGAAGAGCAGGTGACTTTCTCCAGCACTGGCATTGCTGCTGACTTTGTGCTTCAGTATGACGTGGCTATGCCTGATGTCGCCGGTGACCTGCAG ctctatGATGGCTACTTCGTGCACTTCTTTGCACCCCGCGGGCTGCCCCCTATCCGCAAGCATGTTGTCTTCGTCATTGACATCAGCGGCTCCATGGCTGGCACCAAGATGGAGCAG accaAGCAGGCCATGCAGGTGATCCTGGGGGACCTGCACCTTGAGGACTTGTTCAACATTGTGGCCTTCTCAGAGGTGGCACATGTGTGGCAGCCTAGTGGCTCTGTGCCTCCTTCAGCTGCCCACCTCCACGCCGCCATTGACTATGTCAACCAGCTAGAGGCCAAAGGAT GGACTGATATCCACCAGGCCCTGCTGACAGccgcctccctcttccccctaccctcctcctccagcctggcccctcagcatttccccctgctcctcttccTCACGGATGGCGAGGCCACGGCTGGTGTTACCTCAGCTCCCCGCATTCTGGCTGCTGCCCGCCAGGCATTGGGGGGAGCCACCGTGGCTCTCTTTGGGCTGGCCTTTGGGGCTGATGCTGACTTTGGCCTCCTTCACCACCTGGCTCTGGACAACCGTGGCCTGGCCCAGCGGGTCCATGAGGATACCGACGCCACCCTGCAGTTGGCTGGCTTCTACAACACTGTGGCCGCCCCCCTACTAGCTGACGTGGCCCTGTCCTACCTCCCTGCTGGTGtctctcagcctgcctctcatgccctcttcccccactaCTTCCAAGGGGCTGAGCTGGTGGTAGCCGGGCGGGTGCCACCGGAGGCCTCAGAGCTCCAGGTTGGAGCCACGGGGATAGGCCGTTTGGGGCCTGTGGCCCTAGagacccaggcagctggggggaaCCTCacacagcccctgggctgctctgCGGGGCCCAGCAATGTAGGCAGCTTTGTGAGGCGCCTCTGGGCCTACTTCACtgtgcagaagctgctggaggcaCGGGTGCGGGCTGACGATGCGGGAGCCCGGAGGCTGCTGGCTCAAAAGGccaccagcctggccctggaCTATGGCTTCGTCACCCCCGTCACTTCCCTGGTGGTGGTAATGCCTGAGGAGGACAAGGAGGGggaggccccagcccccactttagTAACCAGGAAGGCCCACAATCCTTCCTTGGTAGCCACAGTTGCTCGGGACCTCTCAGTAGCCACAGTAACCCCTAACCCCTCCTCGGTATCCTCAAACCCCTCCTTGGTAGcctcactggcactggccccCTCCTCCATGGCacctgtcctagggggcatctcAGTGCCCACAGACTCTGGGCAGGTACCCACAGAGGAACCAGACCCCATTGTGCCAaggcctgggacccccacagctcccagtcccCTGGGCATGAATGAAACCCAGATGTCCAGGAAAAAGTCGGGGCCCTTctcctggcccacagcccagCCATGGGCAGAGGCACGGGGCtccggcgacaccatcatccggCTGCTGCCCCCTGACACAGAGCTGGCAGTCCCAGAGGACACTGATGGCAGGTTCGAAGAGTCCCTTGATCCCCCACCGATCTACAGCGTCATGGTAGCTAATAGGGAGGCAG gtGCCCCAGATGATGAAGATGTTGCAG cccaggccaggttCTTCACCTTCTCCTCTTCAG TGGATGGAGACCCCCACTTTGTAGCCCAGCTGCCGGgtgcagctgcccctctctgcttCACACTGGATGGGCACGCAGGGGACACCCTGGACCTGCTCACAGACCCTCAGAGTG GGCTGACAGTAAGGGgccagctggtgggtgctcccccttgGCCAGGTGCACCAGAGCGAACACGCACCTTCTTGGGCGCAGTGACGGTGGCACTAGGGAGGATGCAGGTTCATGCTacacctgctgggctggtgctgaAGGGACCTGGGGAAGCCCAATGGCTGCCCTGgggggccccaggccctgcccccaacccAGGCCTTAAGCCTGGGCTGGGGTTGCAGGTACGGGGGGCCACAGCAGTGCTGAGACTGGCCCCACGCCTGGCGCTGGTCGTGCGGTATCACCACTACCCACAGCCCCGGCTCTTGCAGCGTGACCACCTGGGGTTTTACGTGTCTGATGGGCGTGGGCTGTCACCAAGGGCCCATGGCCTGCTGG